A single genomic interval of Amblyomma americanum isolate KBUSLIRL-KWMA chromosome 11, ASM5285725v1, whole genome shotgun sequence harbors:
- the LOC144110189 gene encoding uncharacterized protein LOC144110189: MFSSNRGTVPVSLDMPFQVVRQVDKDCVLGIDHHKDKCESTSTAQDPTDWSSEVFCKKKIKLQGTKKKGCTASMHLKWISMYPEFKVDIPQHTGIGKSLQMKAAKIRELEEQKAHINCRTEQRIYVAISPMSFHHAHQFGEMAGFSQTVNKAVSARIQDLVCEGVTSVQEVKKCLDYYVQDVLFGGKNKPSRSCRAFFPTQEDIHNHIQAALRRDRFSSFDQENAKQLIDKYQREEPDSKFFYRQYQKKTEQINSLPSDDILEQMEQECEETLLFCYQSKFMNEMLIKYGQSVSCLDATNKTTDYALPLFFIVVKTAQGYMCAGVFITQFETSACVAEALEVFRQWCPDFNPQYWMIDYSQVEINALQSSFPQSQITICDFHREQAWGRWLKRSENCTVAKEDVLFLLRRIANATSEEEMNQCINDLKASRHWENEKFRCYIDTHWLRVKEMWVRAYRLSYDVVLTTNNGTEAQNKILKQYYIKNSHGRKSLAMLISTLVKQFLPDRQHQHQRKVMSLSSSYRTYKNNIPEYLHNRPPAFIKHVMQRMFTACEYTHEDIKRKSAVGQYLVQSQSSSSWHTVDFAGPNCTCMDFAATKFPCKHFCAVFRLTESSFSDLPESYLNRPHVAVTACATADDQENEPDSQEGHGGGASSHEVTALSIPLCSSNQLKMKRNNFRSIMEKCGSLLFYCSDSSALDKAAEKLEEAYSLLAQSVPSTSGLFIRNSPTKGCSGQASHASQKDAVRAAPKILQTERTNKEHWRTRGRVGKQADELRKTINVNPLE; this comes from the exons ATGTTCTCTTCAAACCGGGGTACAGTGCCTGTTTCTCTGGACATGCCGTTTCAAGTCGTCCGACAAGTGGACAAGGACTGTGTGCTTGGAATTGATCACCATAAGGACAAATGTGAAAGCACTAGCACT GCACAAGATCCAACTGACTGGTCCAGCGAagtcttttgcaaaaaaaagatCAAGCTGCAAGGAACCAAGAAGAAGGGGTGCACTGCAAGCATGCATCTAAAGTGGATCAGCATGTACCCAGAATTCAAG GTTGACATCCCTCAACACACAGGGATAGGAAAATCTCTGCAAATGAAGGCGGCAAAAATAAGAGAACTTGAGGAGCAAAAGGCCCATATAAACTGCAGAACCGAACAGCGCATCTATGTGGCAATCTCGCCCATGAGTTTCCACCATGCTCACCAATTTGGCGAAATGGCAGGCTTCAGCCAGACTGTAAACAAAGCTGTGTCGGCACGAATTCAGGACCTTGTTTGTGAGGGCGTGACATCGGTACAGGAAGTGAAAAAGTGTCTTGACTATTATGTACAAGACGTTCTGTTTGGAGGGAAAAACAAGCCATCAAGAAGCTGCAGAGCATTCTTCCCAACACAAGAAGACATACACAACCACATACAGGCTGCTCTTCGGAGAGATAGGTTTAGCTCTTTTGATCAAGAAAATGCTAAGCAGTTAATTGATAAATATCAGAGAGAGGAGCCTGATAGCAAATTCTTTTACAGACAGTATCAGAAGAAAACTGAACAAATCAATAGCCTTCCAAGTGATGACATTTTGGAGCAAATGGAGCAGGAATGCGAGGAAACGCTACTGTTTTGTTACCAGTCAAAATTTATGAATGAAATGCTCATAAAATATGGACAATCAGTTTCATGCCTGGATGCAACGAACAAAACGACAGACTATGCTCTGCCACTTTTCTTCATTGTCGTGAAGACAGCACAAGGCTACATGTGTGCCGGTGTTTTCATAACGCAATTTGAAACGAGTGCCTGCGTCGCAGAGGCCCTTGAAGTGTTCAGGCAGTGGTGCCCCGACTTCAATCCGCAGTATTGGATGATTGACTACAGTCAGGTAGAAATCAATGCCCTTCAGAGCAGCTTCCCCCAAAGCCAAATCACAATTTGTGATTTTCATAGAGAGCAGGCATGGGGAAGGTGGCTAAAAAGGTCCGAGAATTGCACTGTTGCAAAAGAAGATGTCCTCTTTCTGCTGCGAAGAATAGCCAATGCAACCTCTGAGGAAGAAATGAATCAATGTATTAATGATCTCAAAGCATCTCGGCATTGggaaaatgaaaaattcagaTGTTACATTGACACACATTGGCTGAGAGTGAAAGAAATGTGGGTGCGTGCATATAGGTTAAGCTATGATGTAGTGCTGACGACAAATAATGGCactgaagcacaaaacaaaaTCTTGAAGCAGTATTACATCAAAAACAGCCATGGCAGAAAGTCTTTGGCAATGCTGATCTCTACACTTGTCAAGCAATTTCTGCCTGACAGACAACATCAGCACCAAAGGAAGGTAATGAGCCTGTCATCATCGTACCGGACATACAAAAACAACATCCCAGAATATTTGCACAACCGGCCACCAGCTTTTATTAAGCATGTAATGCAGAGGATGTTCACTGCATGCGAGTACACGCATGAAGACATCAAGAGAAAATCTGCGGTAGGGCAGTACCTCGTACAGTCGCAGTCGTCATCCAGCTGGCACACGGTGGATTTTGCAGGGCCGAACTGCACGTGCATGGATTTTGCAGCAACAAAGTTTCCGTGCAAGCACTTTTGTGCAGTGTTCAGGCTGACCGAGAGTTCATTTTCTGACCTTCCTGAAAGCTACCTGAATCGGCCTCATGTTGCTGTGACAGCCTGTGCTACTGCTGATGACCAAGAAAACGAACCAGACAGCCAGGAAGGGCATGGAGGAGGAGCAAGTTCGCATGAAGTGACAGCTCTCAGCATACCTCTATGTTCTTCGAATCAGCTGAAGATGAAGCGAAACAACTTTCGAAGCATAATGGAGAAGTGTGGCAGTCTCCTTTTTTACTGCAGCGATTCTTCAGCTCtagacaaagcagcagaaaaactggAGGAAGCCTATTCTCTTCTTGCACAATCAGTTCCGTCTACCAGCGGTCTGTTCATCAGAAACTCCCCAACAAAAGGCTGTTCAGGCCAAGCATCCCACGCTTCACAGAAGGATGCTGTACGAGCAGCACCTAAGATTTTGCAAACAGAAAGGACGAACAAGGAGCACTGGCGCACTAGAGGCCGTGTTGGGAAACAGGCAGATGAGCTGCGCAAGACCATTAATGTTAACCCCTTAGAGTAA